ATGGATTAGATATCAAAATAGTGGCAGTTACAGATACTTCAGGAGCTGCAATTTCTAATAATGGATTAGATCCCGAATTACTACTTGAAATTAAAGAAAATACTGGTAAAATATCTAACTATCCAGAAAACGGTGTTACAGACATTACAAATATCACAGTATTAGAAACAGTTGAATATGACTGTCTTATTGAAGTTACTCCAACAGACATAGATGATGGAGAACCAGCAAAGACTCATATTTTAAAGGCAATAAACAATCAAAAGGATGTTGTAACTTCTAATAAAGGACCATTAGCATTAAATTATAAAGAATTAAATTCAGCTGCAAAAGATAACGATGTGCAACTTAAATTTGAAGCATCAGTAGGTGGAGCAATGCCTATTTTAAATTTTGCCCATGATACATTACCAAGCTGCGATATTAAATCAATTCTTGGAATACTAAATGGTACAACTAATTATATACTCTCAAGAATGGCTAAAGAAGGTTCAGCTTATGAACAAATTCTAAAAGAATCTCAAGAGCTGGGAATAGCCGAAACTAATCCTGCACAAGATGTTGAAGGTACAGATGCAGCTTGTAAGATAGTTATTCTTGCTAATTCAATAATGGGTAAAGATGTTAGCTTGAAAGATGTGGAAGTAACTGGAATATCAAAAATTACTCCAGAATCCATTTCTCTTGCTAAAAACGAGGGATATCTTATTAAATTGATTGCAGAAGCATCAGAAGATTCACTTGAAGTTTCACCACGACTTGTAAGGGAAGGATCTCCTTTTGCAGTAGATGGAACTATGAACGTGGCTACACTTAAAACAGACCTTGCTGAAGATGTCACTGTAGTTGGGAAAGGTGCAGGTTCAATTGAAACAGCATCAGCAATATTAAGTGACATTATAAGCATTTATAAAGCTAAAAAATCAGTATAACGTTAAATTTGGAGATTTTAAATGAAATATGTTGTAATAATAGGGGATGGAATGGCTGATTATCCTTTATCTCAATTAAATAACAAAACACCTCTTCAAGCATCTGTAATTCCTAATATGGATTATATAGCATCTAATGGTGTTAATGGAATGTTAAAAACTGTTCCCAATGGAATGGAACCTGGATCAGATGTTGCAAATCTTTCAATAATGGGATATGACCCTAAAAAATATTATACTGGTAGAGGTCCTCTTGAAGCTGCAAGTATTGGTGCTACTCTTCAGGAAGGCGAAGTTGCATTTAGATGTAATTTTATAACTCAAAAAGAAGGATTTTTAGCAGATTTTAATGCCAATCATATTTCTACAGAGGAATCTAAAGAATTAATAAATACTTTAAATCATGAATTTAAAGAAATTGGAAAATTCTATTTAGGTATAAGCTACAGAAATTTGTTTGTATTAAATAAAAAAGAATCTGCATCTTTAAAATCAATGCCACCCCATGATATTGTTGGAGAAAAGATTAAAGAAAATCTTTTAAAGCCATATTCTGATGAAAATGCTAAATTATTAAATAAAATAATGTTTAAATCTCAAAAAATTCTTGAAAACCATCCAGTAAACAAAAAAAGAGTTTTAAATGGAAAAAACCCTGCAAATATGATCTGGCTTTGGGGACAGGGTTTAAAACCAAAAATGCCATTATTTGCCGAAAAGTATGGGTTAAAAGGAGCTACAATAACTGGAGTGGACCTTATAAAAGGAATAGGTATTTATCTGGGACTTAATAATATTGATGTTCCAGGAGCAACAGGATATTTTGATACAAATTATGATGGAAAGGCAAATTATGCATTAAATGCGTTAAATAACCATGATTTAGTATTTATTCATGTAGAAGCTCCAGATGAAGCAGGTCATGCAGGAGATATTCAAGAAAAAATAAAAGCAATAGAAAATATTGATTCTAAAATTGTTGGAAAACTTCTGGATGAATTACCGGCTTTTGATGATTATGCTATATCCATATTACCAGATCATGCAACTCCTATTGAAGTAAAAACACATACAATGGACCCTATACCATATGCCATGTTTTCTACAAAAGGAGATAATGATGATGTGAGTCAATATAATGAATTTTCAGCTAAAATGGGATCTTTAGGTACAGTTGAAGGTCATAAGTTTATGAAAAATTTTTTAGAAAACATGATTTAAATTTTTTCATACATAATTTTTTATATAAAAATACAGTATAAATCGGTATATGTTTAATAATTTTAACTCGATTTTGAGTTTAATATTTAAAGGATAATAATGATTTTTGTTTAGGAGATGATTCATCTGTCAAAATATATAGTCGTAACAGGCGGGGTTGTAAGTTCAATAGGAAAAGGAATAACTGCAGCATCAATTGGAAGAATTTTAA
This portion of the Methanobacterium sp. genome encodes:
- a CDS encoding homoserine dehydrogenase, translating into MKICILGFGAVGKGVAKVISMKKNFIKDKYGLDIKIVAVTDTSGAAISNNGLDPELLLEIKENTGKISNYPENGVTDITNITVLETVEYDCLIEVTPTDIDDGEPAKTHILKAINNQKDVVTSNKGPLALNYKELNSAAKDNDVQLKFEASVGGAMPILNFAHDTLPSCDIKSILGILNGTTNYILSRMAKEGSAYEQILKESQELGIAETNPAQDVEGTDAACKIVILANSIMGKDVSLKDVEVTGISKITPESISLAKNEGYLIKLIAEASEDSLEVSPRLVREGSPFAVDGTMNVATLKTDLAEDVTVVGKGAGSIETASAILSDIISIYKAKKSV
- a CDS encoding cofactor-independent phosphoglycerate mutase, whose protein sequence is MKYVVIIGDGMADYPLSQLNNKTPLQASVIPNMDYIASNGVNGMLKTVPNGMEPGSDVANLSIMGYDPKKYYTGRGPLEAASIGATLQEGEVAFRCNFITQKEGFLADFNANHISTEESKELINTLNHEFKEIGKFYLGISYRNLFVLNKKESASLKSMPPHDIVGEKIKENLLKPYSDENAKLLNKIMFKSQKILENHPVNKKRVLNGKNPANMIWLWGQGLKPKMPLFAEKYGLKGATITGVDLIKGIGIYLGLNNIDVPGATGYFDTNYDGKANYALNALNNHDLVFIHVEAPDEAGHAGDIQEKIKAIENIDSKIVGKLLDELPAFDDYAISILPDHATPIEVKTHTMDPIPYAMFSTKGDNDDVSQYNEFSAKMGSLGTVEGHKFMKNFLENMI